The window CCTGCTGCCCCTATCCTTTGCCACCAGTGTTCTCAGGTCCTGCTGGGGGGACAGAGAAGATCAGAGGTGAAGGGTAGAGATGGCAGAAAGTGGGGTTGGAGCAGTGGGCTGGAGGTAGGGTAGGGAGCATGCAGAGAAAGATCAAAGATTGATCagtgggaggggggaagggggttGACGGGGAGCAGGAAACATGGTAGTTAGAGggcaaataaaaattatctttaaaaaatttaaggtcTAGGGGCGATTGTTACTTGGatattaagttaaaattaaatatgctaCTTGGTTTGTAATTTGTTGCCAGTGTGACCCTATACACAGATAAAATTTAAGATTTACCATGCTGTCTTACCAATAGGTTATCCGTCAAATTAATCACTGACAAAACTTGATTTTCATTGTAGATCAAAGACCAAGCTCACCAATTCGACATCAGGGAAGGAATGACGAGCTTGAGCGTGATGAAAGAAGAGAGGAACGAAGAGTAGACAGAGTGGATGATAGGAGAGATGAAAGGGCTAGAGAGAGAGATCGGGAACGAGAACGAGACAGGGagcgggagagagagagggaacgTGAACGGGAtcgggaaagagaaaaagagagagaactagAAAGAGAGCGTGCTAGGGAacgggagagagaaagagaaaaagagagagatcgTGAAAGGGATAGAGACCGAGACCACGATCGAGAgcgggaaagagagagggagcgaGACAGGGAAAAAGAACGGGAacgagaaagagaagaaagagagagggagagagagcgagaacgggagagagagcgagagcgagaacGGGAACGAGAAAGAGCGAGAGAAAGGGATAAAGAACGAGAACGCCAAAGGGATTGGGAAGACAAAGACAAAGGACGAGATGACCGCAGAGAAAAGCGAGAAGAGATCCGAGAAGATAGGAATCCAAGAGATGGACATGATGAAAGAAAATCAAAGTAAGAATAATTATCagttattaataacattttacatttcaggaaagaattcaaagtTTCATTTAATGCTTTTCAATGTACTCTTAAtttcctgttaattttttttctctgtatattttcctgtttttcaaaTTTAGTATATGTATCGGTGTTTAAAGTTTTTTtacccagcactgtgggaggccgaggcaggcagattccttcaggccaggagtttgagaccagcctgggcaacatggcaaaactccatctctacagaaaatacaaaaattagctggacatggtggcacgtgcctgtatcccagctacttgggaggctgagatgggaggattgtttgaacctgagaggcagaggttgcagtgagccaagattatgtcattgcactccagcctgggtggaggccttgtctcagaaaaaaaaaaaaaagttttttcagttgtctagaaaaaataatttttaaattaagacagGAATCAGTGAACTTGTATCCCATCACATCCCCTAGACTAGTCACCAAGGGATATCACCTGTGCCATTCTGATGATCCTTCGTGACTTTTATGTGCTTGTAATTATGGAGTCACTACCCCCAGGCTTACAGGAAGCATTCACAATGTCTTAGAACTGAGGGAATCCTTGTAATCACTGCATGGTTTGAAGATGAGAGAAAAGGAAGTGTCTTCTCTTGTGCTGTGGAGTAGTTCTTTGGGGTCAAAAAATGTGTTCTTGGCATCTCATATACCTAAGGGCATTCCCCCACCTCACCTCCTTTTAACCAAAAAAGAACTTACTTGCTCAAATATCTAGGAAGTTGGAGATTAGCTTTTGCTTGTTCTGATGTGGCTATATCCAGATTCTCAAACAAAGCATTAGCAGTTTCCATCTCTCCAGTTTCCCTCTGTATTAATTTCAGTCTCAGAAAGGTTTTCTCCATATGATGGCTAAGATGGCCCCACAGTTGTCCCTGTCAGCTTAGCAGTCCTCTCTGAGTTGGGGCTCTCATTAGTTGGTGAGGAGACAGTTATTGACTAAGCTGATCACAGTGTTCATGAGAATTCTAGACTCAGATTGGTCAATTTTGAAGTTCTGTGGGCACAAAACCAAACTTACTAGAGTTAACTGCTTTTTTGCCTCCAACTGGGATAAACACTGTGGTTTACCTTGCCAAAACatactgagaaaataatttatatatcttCAATTTTCTTGCTCTTACCTCCAGCTCATTTGCCACAGGGCGAATACAGGGTCCCTGCTTTAGGCTTTTTTCATCCTCACTATTGTGGATTATGGTTAGGGCCAAACAACACAGCACGGAAGTAGAACTTTCTTCCCTTAAGTCTTGGCTGTTCTTTAATCTACAGCCATGGTTTTCTGTAGTACACTCCTTGGATTACTTTCCTGCTTCCCTCTccttacattttgaaaaatcttaCCTGAACATAAACTTCAGAGATACCTTTTTTAACACATGGAGGCACAGGTACATattcccaccctccccacccgcCACTTTTCTGACCTCTTTATTTTCTAAgattaaaattctgaaatatttgttatttatcttttattcagTCCTCTGCTTTCATTAGTACagattgagcatcccaaatccaaaaattcagaatttgaaatgctccaaaatctgatgCTTTTTAAACACTGACATGGCACTCagaggaaatgctcattggaacatttcagattttcacATGAAGGATGCACAACCAGTAAGTACAATGCAAATATTCAAAACCTAAAGCATTTCATGGATAAGGGATACACAACCTGTATTTTTTTCATGCTTCTGATATCTGCTTATAATAGCAAAAGTTTCTCTGGTTTTTCATGGTTAGACAATCTAAGAGTTGACAATGACCCCAGAAATTTAGAAGTTGAATAACTCTATAACAGAAACTAATTACATGAGATTAATATCTTAATCTTTCATTAACTGTATTGTCATCTCAGTAGTTCAATTTATCCAGCACTTTTTTTAACTGCTCTTATGTAGAAGGTTTGCCTAATTGCTGTATTTATTTTactctaattgtgtttatttaggtatttccttgaaataactttttctcatgttttaaattttcactttatTCCAGTCTGTCAGTTATCTCTTGATATATAACACATCACCACATAagttagtagcttaaaacaacaaccatttatttGCTCATGATTCTGTGGATTGGCAGTTTTGCCTGGGCTCAATAGAGTGGTTGCTCTGTTGGTCTCACTTGGAGTAACTCCTCTATCAACATTCCATCTGACAatgcagctgggcctggaggcccaggattGTCTCATTCATGTGTCTGGCAATTAGGGCATCTTGTTTCTCCTCCACTTGAGCCCCTGGCCTTCAGTAGTCTAAACTCTGCTTTGCATGTAATGGTAGAAACAACAAGAGGGCAGAAGCTGAAGCGGCAAGGCCTCCTGAATCCTCTTCACATTTGCACAGTGTCACTTTCACCACATTCTCTTGTCATAGCAAGTCATTAGATATGAAAAATGGGGAAATAGGCCAGTTATTGATGGGAGAGGAGCTTTGGATAAAGTAGTACACAAGCTTGGGCCTGTGAGTTGTCATATTACACCTGGGGCCTTCTCCACATGGTTGTTCATCTATATAAAGGAGCTGTCTATGATATACATGTGCtggtatgtttttgttttatttttatttcaatagcttttaggGTACAAGAGGTTTTTGGTTACCTGGATGAATTCAGAGATTTTAGTGCATTTGTCACCTGAGTAGTCCACATTGTACCAAACACGTACgtttttatccctcactccccttccaccctcccccttctgagtctccaaagcccattatatcactctgtatgcctttgcatactcatagcttagctctcacttacaggtgagaacaagttgctgcaaaagacattaattttttcctttttatggctgagtagtagtccatggtttcatggtgtatatataccacattttctttatccacccaTTGGccaatgggcacttaggttggttctatATCTTTACAGTTGtgaattttgctgctataaacatatatgtgcatgtgtttttttcatataatgacttcttttcctttgggtagatacccagtagtgggattgctggatcaaacatctccttttagttctttaaggactctccatactgtttttcatagaggttttacttatttacattcccaccagcagtgaataagcattcccttttcaccatgtcTATGctaacatctactgttttttttactttttaatggccATTTTTGTAGGAGTaaggtggcatctcattgtggtttttaatttgtatttccctgatgattagtgattttgagcattttttcatacgtttgttggctgtttgtcttcttttgagaaatgtctattcatgtcctttgtccactttttgatgggattatttatgtttttcttgctgatttatttgagtttcttatagattctggatactagtcctttgttggatacatagtttgcaaacattttctcccattctatgggttgtctttgttatttattttgctgtgcagaagctttttagtttaattaggttccatttatttatttttggttttgttgcgtTTGCTTTTAGagtcttggtcatgaagtctttgcctaggCCAGTGTCCAAAAGAGTTTTCCCAGTGTTAATTTCTAGAATTTTaatggtttcaggttttagatttaagtctttgatccttcttgagctgatttttgtttgAGCTGAGATGGATCcggtttcattcttttacatgtgacTTGCCaattttcccaccaccatttagtaaatagggtgtcctttccccagttaTGTTTTGTATGCttttgttgaagatcatttggctttatttctgggttttctattctgttccattggtccatgtatACAATATGTTTCTTAACTTTTGACCATAGTATTTATAAACAAACAATGTTAGTGAAAAAACAGGTAgtcaaattttaatgaaaatgggGGAAAACACTAGAATAATTTAAGTACCCAAGAGATATAAAACGCTACTCATTTAAAGCTCAACTAAGGAACAAAAAATATAATGAacatatgaattattttattaatttgtcagCAAGAAAGTGATTTCCATGAAGGGGAAAGGAACTAATTTTATGGTGTACCCACAACATATCTGGCACTGGGTTTATGACATAACTAATTTATTCCTTACTGCAATTTTATGAAATGGACTCTCATTTCCCACCCATCCAGCCCCACCCaccattttcagatgagaaactAAGGTTCAGTGACTTCAAGGAACTTACTTAAGGCTGCATAATAACTAATGTAGTTATAAGTTGAACTCATAGCTTTTTTACTTCAAAGCCAATATTAGGTTTTCTCATTCAGCTCTGCAGCATAAGGCATTTTTATATCATAAGAATGCAAAATTGCTGAATGTTTATATCAGAGGGTACATTAATATATTGGTTTCTGTGCTGCATGTTACCACCTTACAGTATTTAAATCTGGCAATTTTCACTTGAGTTATTCTACATGtataatgaagaagaagaagaaatgttgTGTATTTTAAGTTCACAATTCTTAGCAAATGAAGTAAAGAATTTGTATTAAAGACACTGAATATCCTTTGTATGATACACTCTGGCAATATTGCTTTCCTACAATTATATGTTCCAGTTATAGTAAAGAGATactagtaaaaacaaaaaaatctctttttttgcCCCCTAGAATTTTATAAATTGTGTTTGCTTGTCCAATTTAGGAAGCGCTATAGAAATGAAGGGAGTCCCAGCCCTAGACAGTCCCCGAAGCGCCGGCGTGAACATTCTCCGGACAGTGATGCCTACAACAGTGGAGATGATAAAAGTAAGCAgactctgttttctgtctctctatATTCATATTCATTTGTAACCATGAAACCATCCTTTCATACTAGTAGGAACTGatgaattaagatttttaaaaagttgtcttgctttgctgcctctAAATATCTCCTTTTGTGACTAAAGTAAGTGTTAGAGTACTGTCATTTTCTACTATTTATAGTAaagccatatttttatttttactaaaattattgtcattttaaaagtttttaaatgatcttgatctcttgatctcatgatccacctgcctcggcctcccaaagtcctgggattacaggtgtgaggagAAATTATTATAATCTATATGTACCATGCAGTGGTTACTAACCTGGTGAGAGTGTGAttgcttttatcttttatatagaTGAAAAACACAGACTCTTGAGCCAAGTTGTACGACCTCAAGAATCTCGTTCTCTTAGTCCCTCGCACCTCACAGAAGACAGACAGGGTAGATGGAAAGAGGAGGATCGTaaaccagaaaggaaagagagttcAAGGCGCTACGAAGAACAGGAACTCAAGGAGAAAGTTTCTTCTGTAGATAAACAGAGAGAACAGACAGAAATCCTGGAAAGCTCAAGAATGCGTGCACAGGACATTATAGGACACCACCAGTCTGAAGATCGAGAGACATCTGATCGAGCTCATGATgaaaacaagaagaaagcaaaaattcaaaagaaaccaattaagaaaaagaaagaggatgaTGTTGGAATAGAGAGGGGTAACATAGAGACAACATCTGAAGATGGTCAAGTATTTTCAccaaaaaaaggacagaaaaagaaaagcattgaaAAAAAACGTAAAAAATCCAAAGGTGATTCTGATATTTCTGATGAAGAAGCAGCCCAGCAAAGTAAGAAGAAAAGAGGCCCACGGACTCCCCCTATAACAACTAAAGAGGAATTGGTTGAAATGTGCAATGGTAAGAATGGTATTCTAGAGGACTCCCAGAAAAAAGAAGATACAGCATTCAGTGACTGGTCTGATGAGGATGTCCCTGACCGTACAGAGGTGACAGAAGCAGAGCATACTGCCACTGCCACGACTCCTGGTAGTACCCCTTCTccatcttctcttcttcctcctccaccgCCTGTGGCTACTGCCACTGCTACAACTGTGCCTGCAACTCTTGCTGCCACTACTGCTGCTGCCGCCACCTCTTTCAGCACATCTGCCATCACtatttccacctctgccacccccacCAATACCACCAATAATACTTTTGCCAATGAAGACTCACACAGAAAATGCCATAGAACACGAGTAGAAAAAGTAGAGACGCCTCACGTGACTATAGAAGATGCACAGCATCGCAAGCCTATGGATCAAAAGAGGAGCAGCAGCCTCGGGAGCAATCGGAGTAACCGTAGTCATACGTCTGGTCGTCTTCGCTCCCCATCCAATGATTCAGCCCATCGAAGTGGAGATGACCAAAGTGGTCGAAAGAGAGTACTGCACAGTGGCTCAAGagatagagaaaaaacaaaaagcctggaAATCACAGGAGAGAGAAAATCTAGGATTGATCAGTTAAAGCGTGGAGAACCCAGTCGAAGTACTTCTTCAGGTAATAAAATTGAATTGTGATCTAGTCACTGTTTCCTAGGTTagtatattttatacacattttaatTCTAAAGTAATGCTAAATTGGTTACTTTACATGCTGCCTTAAATTTTAtgcaactttttaaagaaaagtttagcTGCCCTATCAAAATGTTACCTGTTATCACATTAATACCAACATTATAATAGAAATACATACAGTAGTGTTAATCAGTTTAATATCAGGATTTTAGTAGTATGTCTTGGTGGAAGGGTTTATGTGTTCAAGTCCCTTATTGGTGCCTATGATTTTAACCTTCCTGCTATTCTTCATGCAGTCAAGGCTGCCTCTTTTGACCACAGAAAATAAGATAGGGGAGTAGGAGGAGATCAAATAATGGAGTGATTAGTTCTATTAATGCCTAATCATTTTATGTACTTCTTGGAAGATATTTTATGGTTATAGTGGAAATAgacaaggaaactttttttttttatttattagaacTTTGAGAGAGGAATTAttcttaaaatgatttatatatttggatatttatagagagaaatgtatatgtagaatatagaaatatatagaacATATAGAGACAATATGGAACATAGAAAGTTACATAGAATATGGAAAAAggtaaattatgttttaaaggaCCTTGAAATGAagcattttgtttctattttatcgTGTGCTAATAACTCTTCGTATAtggtatatttattttagatCGCCAGGATTCAAGAAGCCATAGTTCAAGAAGAAGTTCTCCAGAGTCAGATCGACAGGTCCATTCAAGATCTGGGTCATTTGATAGCAGAGATAGGCTTCAAGAACGAGATCGATATGAACACGACAGAGAGCgcgagagagagaggagagatacGAGGCAGAGAGAATGGGACCGAGATGCTGATAAAGATTGGCCACGCAACAGGGATCGAGATAGATTGCGAGAACGAGAACGAGAGAGAGAACGAGACAAAAGGAGAGACTTGGatagggaaagagagagactAATTTCTGATTCTGTTGAAAGGgacagggacagagacagagacagaactTTTGAGAGTTCTCAAATAGAGTCTGTGAAACGCTGTGAAGCAAAACTGGAAGGTGAACATGAAAGGGATCTAGAAAGCACTTCCCGAGACTCTGTAGCCTTGGATAAAGAGAGAATGGATAAAGATCTGGGATCTGTGCAGGGAtttgaagatacaaataaatcCGAGAGAACTGAGAGTCTGGAAGGTGAGTGCTACCTCTGTTGTCTGTGAtactgctttatttcttttcagatttCGTGGGAAACAactattttcttttgaaagggcACCCACTAATGGGCAAATTGACTCCATTCTCCATTCTTCTATAGAGGAAGTAGATTTCAGAAGGAAAAGGCCTGTAagatagagagatatatatatatatttttaatgtggtcCCCTTAGCAGTACCATTAAGGCAGATTTGGTTCACATAAacctaaatgaaataaaagattgttTAGATGCAATGTGTATAGATGTTGAAGAATAACCATCACATCCTTTTCttagatgttaaaaaaaataagattacaaAAATTGAAATGACTTCTTAGTTCAGAGAGGGATTCAAATAATTATTAGTGAATCCCTATTTTCTAGGGCAGTTGAgaacaaatatatgaaacaataacACTACCTAAAACTGTATTTAATGTAGGATTGACTAGAATCCCACTGGTACTCCCTAGTCCTAGAATAGGAATGCTAAGTCCGCATCAACTCAGAGCCAGCCTCAGCTATGTGAAACCTCACTCTCCATGCTTCTGTTCTTTACCCTTCAGCCCCCATTTACTAGACAAGCTGACTCATGCCTTTCCATTCTCTGCCCTTCTTTGTACCCACTCATACCATTTCCTGATAgacctttttcttttatctcatcTTTCTTACTCAAAATTCAAGTCCcaatttatacattattttctcGATGAAGCCTTCTCTGCTCGAGGCACTTACTGTTTCAAATTCATCTCTTCACATTACATTTTCATCTCAATTTTGAGTATAAATAGCATCAAATCATAAAGCATGGTTCTGATGGAGGTACAACCCTGGGATATAATTGAATATAATTGAATTGATCATTATAATAGCTCTCTTATGATTGGAGTCAGTatccctcatctctaaaatatataatttgctgGTTATGATCACAGATAATATAGAATAGAAATGTATAGGTGAATCACTTGCTATGTGATGTAAAGTTTTTACTCAAAGTAGGAAAATGAGTTGGATCAACTTGAAAAGTTGAAAATCCTATTATGTGCATTTATGTTTAGATGTATGTTTATATGACAAAGTTACTAAAATTGGTTACGTTAGAAGTGACTTAGTGAGGATATGGGGAGATTATTATAGaatttaataaaatggaaaaccacTAGAATGACTAGAAACATCTCATaacttcttatattttatttgctgcAAATTCATACCCATAAAGCATATGGTTACATTTTGAAACATAGTATTGTAGATTCAGTGAAATGTATGGTTAGCTAGTGATTGTAAACGTTAAGTGTATTCTGTAATTTTAGGATTAAGTTCACAACTAACTCACCAAGAGACAAAGTTTAGCATAGGTGGTTGAAAAAagttggtaaaataaaaaaatagaacataCACTAGTGGAACtaacaaagttatttttaattgtattaaagcatttttctaaaaattgtgtTCATCAATGAAAGAAGATCATTGAGATAGGGAGGAGGAATTGAGATGTTGAGAGAGAATTAGACACTTCTTGTATTTTTACCTCACTGTTGTAAAGTTTATATAATGAGCTAAATAATATGAACTAAGATTTAAGCTTcgagtaaattttttaaatgtttgcaagtttttaaattactttatttagataaattgtgaaaatttgaaaatataacttCAAAATCTTTTGAAGTTAGATTTGTCtgagttttaaagttttaaattatcaaaaataatacACAATCAACATTAGTATGTTAGTAGTAGTttttatttgtcatatttttattgtGATCTTATAAGCTGTTCTCATAATTGCTGTCCAGATTGTATTCTTGCTGTTAAAGTTTAATTTaactaattaaattttatttttgttttcttttgatattaTCAAGTATTTGAATAATTAAGAGATACAGTTTTCTGATGAAAAGATGTTTTTCACATTGTTATAATGTGTGTACCCTCTACCTTTTGGTTTGACTTAGTCATCCTCTCCCTTTAATGTTGTCTTTGATCTGAAATTAATTTGTCTATTTAGCAGGAGATGACGAGTCCAAGTTAGATGATGCACATTCATTAGGCTCTGGTGCTGGAGAAGGATACGAGCCAATCAGTGATGACGAACTAGATGAAATTCTGGCAGGTGATGCAGAAAAGAGGGAGGACCAACAGGATGAGGAGAAGATGCCAGGTAACTATTTGCAGAGgtggttaaacatggaaattatctGTTATATGATATTAAAGTATTATTACCTTCTACTCTGTAAAAATTGACCTAAGACACTTAGAATTTTTCGTTTTACATTTTACTTAAGGTTGAAAggccaataaaatgaaaattatagccTATATGCCTACTCCTTTTTAAGTAGGCATTGTCTATGAATTAGAAAGGGCCTCATTTAAAATAGCAACattctaaagtttattttccaGAATTTAAGAATCATATTATATGACTTGGAATCTAAACAAATACTGATTGTCTAGCAATGTTCTTTCTACATGGTAGTTATATGGTACAAAGCTTCACAACTGTGGTGACACAAGCCAACTTTTTAAACAACCTATCAAAAATTTACAGTAGTTGAAATTATATTTGAACACTATATACCTCTATCAATTTTCTAAATTTGGT of the Pan paniscus chromosome 14, NHGRI_mPanPan1-v2.0_pri, whole genome shotgun sequence genome contains:
- the ZC3H13 gene encoding zinc finger CCCH domain-containing protein 13 isoform X2, which translates into the protein MSKIRRKVTVENTKTISDSTSRRPSVFERLGPSTGSTAETQCRNWLKTGNCLYGNTCRFVHGPSPRGKGYSSNYRRSPERPTGDLRERMKNKRQDVDTEPQKRNTEESSSPVRKESSRGRHREKEDIKITKERTPESEEENVEWETNRDDSDNGDINYDYVHELSLEMKRQKIQRELMKLEQENMEKREEIIIKKEVSPEVVRSKLSPSPSLRKSSKSPKRKSSPKSSSASKKDRKTSAVSSPLLDQQRNSKTNQSKKKGPRTPSPPPPIPEDIALGKKYKEKYKVKDRIEEKTRDGKDRGRDFERQREKRDKPRSTSPAGQHHSPISSRHHSSSSQSGSSIQRHSPSPRRKRTPSPSYQRTLTPPLRRSASPYPSHSLSSPQRKQSPPRHRSPMREKGRHDHERTSQSHDRRHERREDTRGKRDREKDSREEREYEQDQSSSRDHRDDREPRDGRDRRDARDTRDRRELRDSRDMRDSREMRDYSRDTKESRDPRDSRSTRDAHDYRDREGRDTHRKEDTYPEESRSYGRNHLREESSRTEIRNESRNESRSEIRNDRMGRSRGRVPELPEKGSRGSRGSQIDSHSSNSNYHDSWETRSSYPERDRYPERDNRDQARDSSFERRHGERDRRDNRERAPMFYTSCCPYPLPPVFSGPAGGTEKIRDQRPSSPIRHQGRNDELERDERREERRVDRVDDRRDERARERDRERERDRERERERERERDREREKERELERERAREREREREKERDRERDRDRDHDRERERERERDREKEREREREERERERERERERERERERERERARERDKERERQRDWEDKDKGRDDRREKREEIREDRNPRDGHDERKSKKRYRNEGSPSPRQSPKRRREHSPDSDAYNSGDDKNEKHRLLSQVVRPQESRSLSPSHLTEDRQGRWKEEDRKPERKESSRRYEEQELKEKVSSVDKQREQTEILESSRMRAQDIIGHHQSEDRETSDRAHDENKKKAKIQKKPIKKKKEDDVGIERGNIETTSEDGQVFSPKKGQKKKSIEKKRKKSKGDSDISDEEAAQQSKKKRGPRTPPITTKEELVEMCNGKNGILEDSQKKEDTAFSDWSDEDVPDRTEVTEAEHTATATTPGSTPSPSSLLPPPPPVATATATTVPATLAATTAAAATSFSTSAITISTSATPTNTTNNTFANEDSHRKCHRTRVEKVETPHVTIEDAQHRKPMDQKRSSSLGSNRSNRSHTSGRLRSPSNDSAHRSGDDQSGRKRVLHSGSRDREKTKSLEITGERKSRIDQLKRGEPSRSTSSDRQDSRSHSSRRSSPESDRQVHSRSGSFDSRDRLQERDRYEHDRERERERRDTRQREWDRDADKDWPRNRDRDRLRERERERERDKRRDLDRERERLISDSVERDRDRDRDRTFESSQIESVKRCEAKLEGEHERDLESTSRDSVALDKERMDKDLGSVQGFEDTNKSERTESLEGDDESKLDDAHSLGSGAGEGYEPISDDELDEILAGDAEKREDQQDEEKMPDPLDVIDVDWSGLMPKHPKEPREPGAALLKFTPGAVMLRVGISKKLAGSELFAKVKETCQRLLEKPKDADNLFEHELGALNMAALLRKEERASLLSNLGPCCKALCFRRDSAIRKQLVKNEKGTIKQAYTSAPMVDNELLRLSLRLFKRKTTCHAPGHEKTEDNKLSQSSIQQELCVS
- the ZC3H13 gene encoding zinc finger CCCH domain-containing protein 13 isoform X1, which codes for MSKIRRKVTVENTKTISDSTSRRPSVFERLGPSTGSTAETQCRNWLKTGNCLYGNTCRFVHGPSPRGKGYSSNYRRSPERPTGDLRERMKNKRQDVDTEPQKRNTEESSSPVRKESSRGRHREKEDIKITKERTPESEEENVEWETNRDDSDNGDINYDYVHELSLEMKRQKIQRELMKLEQENMEKREEIIIKKEVSPEVVRSKLSPSPSLRKSSKSPKRKSSPKSSSASKKDRKTSAVSSPLLDQQRNSKTNQSKKKGPRTPSPPPPIPEDIALGKKYKEKYKVKDRIEEKTRDGKDRGRDFERQREKRDKPRSTSPAGQHHSPISSRHHSSSSQSGSSIQRHSPSPRRKRTPSPSYQRTLTPPLRRSASPYPSHSLSSPQRKQSPPRHRSPMREKGRHDHERTSQSHDRRHERREDTRGKRDREKDSREEREYEQDQSSSRDHRDDREPRDGRDRRDARDTRDRRELRDSRDMRDSREMRDYSRDTKESRDPRDSRSTRDAHDYRDREGRDTHRKEDTYPEESRSYGRNHLREESSRTEIRNESRNESRSEIRNDRMGRSRGRVPELPEKGSRGSRGSQIDSHSSNSNYHDSWETRSSYPERDRYPERDNRDQARDSSFERRHGERDRRDNRERAPMFYTSCCPYPLPPVFSGPAGGTEKIRDQRPSSPIRHQGRNDELERDERREERRVDRVDDRRDERARERDRERERDRERERERERERDREREKERELERERAREREREREKERDRERDRDRDHDRERERERERDREKEREREREERERERERERERERERERERERARERDKERERQRDWEDKDKGRDDRREKREEIREDRNPRDGHDERKSKKRYRNEGSPSPRQSPKRRREHSPDSDAYNSGDDKNEKHRLLSQVVRPQESRSLSPSHLTEDRQGRWKEEDRKPERKESSRRYEEQELKEKVSSVDKQREQTEILESSRMRAQDIIGHHQSEDRETSDRAHDENKKKAKIQKKPIKKKKEDDVGIERGNIETTSEDGQVFSPKKGQKKKSIEKKRKKSKGDSDISDEEAAQQSKKKRGPRTPPITTKEELVEMCNGKNGILEDSQKKEDTAFSDWSDEDVPDRTEVTEAEHTATATTPGSTPSPSSLLPPPPPVATATATTVPATLAATTAAAATSFSTSAITISTSATPTNTTNNTFANEDSHRKCHRTRVEKVETPHVTIEDAQHRKPMDQKRSSSLGSNRSNRSHTSGRLRSPSNDSAHRSGDDQSGRKRVLHSGSRDREKTKSLEITGERKSRIDQLKRGEPSRSTSSDRQDSRSHSSRRSSPESDRQVHSRSGSFDSRDRLQERDRYEHDRERERERRDTRQREWDRDADKDWPRNRDRDRLRERERERERDKRRDLDRERERLISDSVERDRDRDRDRTFESSQIESVKRCEAKLEGEHERDLESTSRDSVALDKERMDKDLGSVQGFEDTNKSERTESLEAGDDESKLDDAHSLGSGAGEGYEPISDDELDEILAGDAEKREDQQDEEKMPDPLDVIDVDWSGLMPKHPKEPREPGAALLKFTPGAVMLRVGISKKLAGSELFAKVKETCQRLLEKPKDADNLFEHELGALNMAALLRKEERASLLSNLGPCCKALCFRRDSAIRKQLVKNEKGTIKQAYTSAPMVDNELLRLSLRLFKRKTTCHAPGHEKTEDNKLSQSSIQQELCVS